A window of the Aquimarina spinulae genome harbors these coding sequences:
- a CDS encoding type II toxin-antitoxin system RatA family toxin, whose amino-acid sequence MIRKILKGIALFLVLDIVIILVYGFVQYPKAKGVQHFTAERIINAPKDQVWEIISDVGGYHEVTAPNINHVEIVEGEGLGMKRVCSAPDGSSWEETCTLWNPGKEFQFVVNTQKEDYPFPLKSLSGSWKLEAISTMQTRLFLDFAYEFKSPFLSGYFLSMGTEQAEKDTEFLLNNWQKLAEK is encoded by the coding sequence ATGATACGTAAAATTTTAAAAGGAATAGCTTTATTTCTGGTACTTGATATTGTTATTATACTGGTATATGGTTTTGTTCAATATCCAAAGGCCAAAGGTGTACAGCACTTTACTGCCGAGCGAATCATTAACGCTCCCAAAGATCAAGTTTGGGAAATAATTTCTGATGTGGGTGGCTATCACGAAGTAACAGCCCCCAATATTAATCATGTAGAGATTGTTGAAGGAGAAGGTTTAGGGATGAAACGTGTTTGTAGTGCACCCGATGGAAGTAGTTGGGAAGAAACTTGTACATTATGGAATCCTGGTAAAGAGTTTCAGTTTGTTGTGAATACTCAAAAAGAAGATTACCCTTTTCCTCTAAAATCATTATCCGGTTCCTGGAAATTAGAAGCAATAAGCACTATGCAAACCCGTCTCTTTCTGGATTTTGCTTACGAATTCAAAAGCCCTTTTCTAAGTGGATATTTTTTATCAATGGGAACAGAGCAAGCAGAAAAAGACACCGAATTTTTATTAAACAACTGGCAGAAATTAGCTGAAAAATAA
- a CDS encoding VOC family protein has translation MKAYITILIFLISTHTIFSQQKIPDWFVKNMEQSIGSWITDNKTYKSNNEPFDQYGMDWEWGIGKQSITGKLYGLIKGKKQGIFWEFRQYWDFTKNQGIVVQYGSDGTVGIGPMTLKEENQTEMIQEFTNPNGNKNIHKHLSSLKEGELITTSFDIQPNKTWKKRRSYIWHVTKNKRIMDLGIFSISLAVKDIKISKDFYEKLGFTMIDGNLDQKWAILKNGESKIGLFQGMFPKNTLTFNSENARDIHKKVNGKGITVTMSNGIDKNEGPASFMITDPDGNPILVDQH, from the coding sequence ATGAAAGCATATATCACAATACTTATATTTTTAATATCCACCCATACTATATTTTCTCAACAAAAAATTCCAGATTGGTTTGTTAAAAATATGGAGCAATCCATTGGGAGTTGGATTACTGATAATAAAACCTATAAAAGTAACAATGAACCCTTTGATCAATACGGTATGGATTGGGAATGGGGAATCGGAAAACAAAGTATCACTGGTAAACTCTACGGATTAATTAAAGGGAAAAAACAAGGAATCTTTTGGGAGTTTCGTCAATATTGGGATTTTACCAAAAACCAGGGTATTGTTGTTCAATATGGAAGTGATGGTACAGTAGGAATCGGCCCTATGACTCTAAAAGAAGAAAATCAAACCGAAATGATTCAGGAATTTACAAATCCTAATGGTAATAAAAATATTCACAAGCATCTTTCCAGTTTAAAAGAAGGTGAACTTATCACCACTTCATTCGACATTCAACCCAACAAAACATGGAAAAAAAGAAGGTCGTACATTTGGCATGTAACCAAAAACAAAAGAATCATGGATCTCGGTATTTTTTCAATTTCATTAGCAGTAAAGGATATTAAAATTTCTAAAGACTTTTATGAAAAACTAGGTTTTACAATGATCGATGGCAATTTGGATCAAAAATGGGCTATCCTTAAAAACGGAGAATCGAAAATTGGTTTGTTTCAGGGAATGTTTCCTAAAAATACGCTTACTTTTAATTCCGAAAATGCTCGTGACATTCATAAAAAGGTAAATGGAAAAGGAATTACAGTTACAATGT